A DNA window from Macadamia integrifolia cultivar HAES 741 chromosome 4, SCU_Mint_v3, whole genome shotgun sequence contains the following coding sequences:
- the LOC122077270 gene encoding uncharacterized protein LOC122077270, whose protein sequence is MAAASATFYLSPSTARLSCNLHRCSFSQNPYFRRSLVIKASTTVDYPKVSTVDKPSTPSPSKTGNWQWKFNEKSVNIYYEEHDGEKPEPRKNILMLPTISDVSTVEEWRSVAEDIVSRNGNVNWRATIVDWPGLGYSDRPKLDYNADVIENFLVEFMNAPDSPLRQSDDELVVFGGGHAATVALRAVKKGLVKLSAIAAVAPTWAGPLPIVFGRDSNMETRYGLLRGTLRTPAVGWMMYNVLVSNEKAIESQYKSHVYSDPEKVTPGIIESRYALTKQKGARYLPAAFLTGLLDPVKSREEFLELFTALEGKAPVLVVSTTGSPKRSKAEMVALEGAKGVSKFVEVSGALLPHEEYPASVAEELYRFLQENFDPKFQS, encoded by the exons ATGGCCGCTGCTTCTGCTACTTTCTACTTGTCTCCCTCCACCGCCCGCCTTTCCTGTAACCTTCATCGGTGCTCTTTCTCACAGAATCCGTACTTTCGAAGATCCCTCGTAATCAAGGCCTCCACTACTGTAGATTATCCAAAAGTTTCTACCGTCGATAAGCCCTCGACCCCATCCCCATCGAAG aCTGGCAACTGGCAATGGAAATTCAACGAGAAGTCTGTTAATATCTATTACGAGGAACATGATGGGGAGAAACCTGAGCCCCGCAAGAACATCCTTATGTTGCCCACGATTTCTGATGTTAGCACTGTAGAGGAATGGAGATCTGTGGCTGAAGACATTGTTTCACGAAATGGAAATGTCAATTGGCGGGCTACCATTGTTGACTGGCCTGGTCTGGGTTACTCTGATAGGCCCAAGTTAGATTACAATGCTGATGTGATAGAGAATTTCTTGGTTGAATTTATGAATGCACCCGATAGTCCATTACGGCAATCAG ATGATGAATTGGTAGTTTTTGGAGGAGGGCATGCAGCCACAGTAGCACTTCGAGCTGTGAAAAAGGGCTTGGTAAAGTTATCAGCAATTGCTGCTGTTGCACCTACTTGGGCTGGTCCGCTTCCAATTGTTTTTGGTCgagactccaacatggaaacaaG GTATGGGCTGTTGAGAGGCACCTTGAGGACCCCTGCTGTGGGCTGGATGATGTACAATGTGCTTGTCAGCAACGAGAAGGCTATTGAATCACAGTACAAATCTCATGTCTATTcagaccctgagaaagtgactCCTGGCATCATCGAGAGCAGGTATGCCCTGACAAAACAGAAAGGGGCACGCTATTTGCCTGCTGCTTTCTTGACTGGCCTACTTGATCCTGTAAAGTCACGGGAAGAGTTCCTTGAACTGTTCACAGCTTTGGAGGGGAAGGCTCCTGTTCTTGTTGTGTCAACCACAGGCTCACCGAAGAGGTCTAAGGCAGAGATGGTTGCTCTGGAGGGAGCTAAAGGGGTCAGCAAGTTCGTTGAGGTTTCAGGGGCTCTTCTCCCCCACGAAGAATATCCTGCTAGTGTTGCAGAGGAACTTTACAGGTTCTTGCAGGAGAACTTTGATCCCAAGTTTCAAAGTTGA